The genomic window ACTTGTGACAAGGTCTTATCCACTAAAAAATATTAAAGAAACCAAGAAAACAGTTAATGTTATAAACAATAATCAAAATCAAGCTGAGACATCTGATGAAGAGTTTCAATTTAGTTTTGAAAGAAGCCAAATTAATTATACTATAAAAAATGATTTAGCTCAGTTTGAAGGGTTATTGGAGTATGCGCATTATAAAGCTGATAATCTTGTACAGTCGCACAGAGAAGCAGACCTATATAAAATAATGAATCTAATTGTAAGCTACTAAAAAGTGCGGTATCTTCGCGCTGTCTCGTTTGATCCCGCTTTCCGCGCAAGTATATACGTAAGGCTGGCGGTCGGTAATCGCTATGATCTGCCCGTCGCGTCGGAGTCGTAACTTCATACCCGCCAAAAGTCGGAGCTCTCTCGTTCCGGCTCTATTTGGCGTACTACCCGCATGATCTTCCGCGTAACTGACGCCCCCGGCACGTAATCTTTGTCATTCGCGGCTATCCCGATCGTGTTACGTCCTACACCGCTTTCCTTCGCAAACTCCACCGTACTAATACTATTCTTGTCGAGCCATTTTCCGAATTGACTCCGCGGTTTTCCTAATCCGAACATTCCAACGCCTCCTAATCGCTTGTAAACACAGCCTTGACCGCGACGTACGATTTTATACGCATGATGCACGATTTTTTGTGCATATCGGACAAGCGCCTCCGCATAAACGTAATTATCAGACGTCAAGGAGGCTTTAAAATGACAAATAAAACCGATTCACCTTACCGCCCGACCGTACGATACGCGCCGATCTACAAGGAGTACGTAAACGACCTGTTCCACGCGACGACGCTCGACCGTTCGCAGATTATCCGGGCTGCCTTATTCACCGCGGCTCACTCGCCGGAGTTCCTAGCGCAAATAGAATCGCATCTCAAGCGAGACGTCCCTATACCCTCCCCTCGTTGGAACCGCGTAGATACCGTACTATGGCGGGAACAAAGCCCGCAGCTAAAGAGCGAAGAGGGGGACGTCACACATGAAAGTGATAATCGCAAAGGAAACGTTGAGCCAGTCGTCATCACAACCGATAGGGCGCAAGAAGCCGTTGAACCACCGAAGCCGGGACGCATTAGGTCGCTTTTCCGCGGAGGAATCACGCTCAAGCTATGAGGTAAGACCGCGGGAACTTAAACTCGTAAAGGTGAGCGGGAGTTACGGTAGCTACGTCGTTAAGACGCGTTGGCTAACCGATGAACAGTGGGCTATTTTTATAATAATTTCATTGACCGTATTATATTTAACGCTGACAAAATAGCAAGACCAAAATTAACTAATCTTACTACTAATCTATTAAATTCCCTTGACCGTATATTTAATGTATGCGTATAATAACGGAAAAGATGGACGGTTTGCACGTAGTCGTGCGCTATAAAATCGCCACAATGGACGGATAAAATAGGCGTAGTGCCTTACGGGAGAAGGAACGAGTAGTTTAACGACTCAAAATCGTGTTCCTTTGGAGTGTCGGTTCGACCCCGACCACCGGTATCGTGAAACGTAGGTTGAAACACCTGTTAAATCAGCATTTCTAGAGTAGTCTAGGTGCTGATTTTTTTGTGTCATACACACGACTACCCTTGAAAAATCGTACGCGACGAATCGTACGTTTAGAAAAATACATCCGAACGAATGTCACTTTTATGACGTACTTTTCAAGAGATAAAGTATACCTAATTTTTCGTTCTTCCTACGGCAACCGACATAAATTTTAAAATTAACAAAAAATTATTAACAATCTGCTTACAATGAGACAAAACTATGATAGACTGCATGTGATAGGGATAATTACATAGTCAGAAAGAATGGTGACTTGTTTGAGGGGTTGTTTTGGATGAAGAAATTTATCATTTTCCTTTCTATAGTAGGTGTGATGGGACTTATTGGTTTTGGAGGCTTTTATTTTGGGCAGAATGCTCTTGAGCGTATGGCTTCATCAGAGGAGCAACATGGCAGCGATAGTGGGGACGACACGAATAATCATTCAGGTGAAAGTGACGTTCAAACAGAAGAACTCGTGCTTACTGCTTCTATTGATGAAGATTTACATGATTTATTTCCTAAAGATCTGTCAGAGCGAGCGATGCAAGAGGCGATTCATTACATGTCCCACGGACTTGTAGAAGCAGAGCAAAAGTGGGGAAAAATCCAGCTGACAGAAGAGCGAATTGAATGGTTGCTTGACATTGCTACTGTAAGAGCAGATGAGTTTACCCATGGTAGCCGCTATGAGCAAATTTTATTAAGGTGGCATGAAGGGGATTTTAGTCAAGCTGTTGAAGACCATAACTTCGTTTGGGGACTATGGGGAGGAACGATTGGAAAAGCAACACGTTTGCTTACGCCAGCAGAGGTAGACACATATAATGATAAACATTTTTAATTTAATAAGCCACTGCACATACAAATGTGCGGTGGTTTTTGATTTTTTTTAATTGGCTTCTCTTTATAGTGTTGTTCAAAGGTTTTTTGTAAGAACAATGATGTAATGGAGGGATCAATATGTTTTTTTTACTCGCTTTAATTTGTCAAATTACGTTATTCTTTTTTATCACATTAGGTGCATTAGTTAATAAAATTGAAAACAAAATAGCATTCTATATTTTATGGATTGTTACGGCTATACCGACATTTTATCTAGTTTTTCAATAGGTAAAGGGAGAGACAAACATGAAAAAGGTAAGTCGAGAAGCGGTTACGATTCGATTAGAAGAACAATATGGAATGCTGTCATCTGCAAAACAAGTACAACATTTGTTAAGAGATATCCATTCTCTTCAATCAAGGGTACTACACGATGATTTTGCAGCTTGTGACATCTTTATTGATCTACAAGATGCTATAGAACAAGCCGATTTAACAAAGCGTCAGCGTGACGCGTTATACTATGTTTATATGTGTGATTACACCCAAGTCGAGGCGGCAGAGAAAATGGGGATCGCTCAACAAAACGTCAGAGAGTTACTAAAACGTTCAACAGAAAGAATTGCAGATATTTTTTTCTATTGGACTCATCATGATTTAGGGTATAGAGGAGGCATTTAAAATGACAGAACAATACCTTCTAGATCGTATGAAAGATTTAAAGATCCACGCAAAGACAGGGGCGATGTCTAGACCGGGACGGTTTAAAGAAATTGAGAAGTTGATTGAAGCTTATTACGTCCAACATGAGAAAGTGCCTCCTAGTTATATGTTAGAGAAACTGGCATCTCTTTGTTTACATGAAGAGCTGAGTAATCGTAATAGTCATAAAATGGCTCACGAGTGCTTTCCGATCTTAACGGATCATCAACACACCCGTAGAAATAAGCGGGAGAAAGTGTATCATCAGATTGAATTTAGGCGCTCGCCTATTACAGGCAGCCGATCGGTCTCCTATGTAAGTGAGGACAATAGCCATACAAAAGGAAAACAAGTGTTTTATGTAAGCTAAAAAATTTTTTGCTAAAATAAGAACGTATGATCGTGTTTTTTGTTTAGGTTCACGCCTTATAAGTGAGGAAGAGGAGAATTCCTTAGAGAATAAGAGAGGAGGACGAGAATATGAACAGCATAAATATAAAAACAAAATCAGTTTTACATTAACTTAGGTTAAGAACGCGATTGTGAAGTTGAACTTTTAAGTGCGCATCACTAATAAATATCAAAATGTAGGGGTAATTGATATTTTTTTGATGAATGTAGCCACTTATAAAAAATTGATGAGGTGAATTTTACTATGAGTATTTGCATTAATAGAAGTGGTAGACAAGTTCCAGTTTACCGTGCTTTTAGTACTACGAGAATTGGAACGATTTTTCCTAATGAATTATTTTCTTACAGTGGATATGATGGAAGGTACTCCCATTTTTTCTTTAGAAATGCAAGTGGTCAGTGGGTAAGTGGTGCAAATGAAAATGTACCAAGAAATTTTTTAAGTAATGCTTATAGTGCAGGTTTTCGTAGAAGTACGGTTACACTGGGAGGTACGTTGTACAATGTATTTGATGTTCGTCGTACTGCAAATGTTTACCGCGTCGATGGATCACGTTGGGGTTCGGTTGCTGCTGGGCAAAAAATTGCAACTACAGGGTCGCCGCCTAGTGGTAACAGCCTGACTTGGACAACGCGTGTTAATTATGTACGAAGCACTTCAGGTTCATGGGTTCGAGTATCCAGTGGTACAAACACGCATTACGGTTTTGTTGATACTGGTATTCGTAGTGGTTCTATGCCCTCTAGTATTGGAATTTATGGGAATTGGTAAAAGGATTGAGGCCGCCAATAAGGTGTCTCAGAGCGTGTGAAAACCTCGATTTAAAGAAATCACAATCGGGGTTTTCTAGCCTCCTGTTAATAAATGAAGCCCAAGAACGAATGTTTTCTTTGAGATGAAATGGCTTTTTTCGCCTACGATAACTTCAAGTTTCTAGTTCATCGCAGCGAAAAAGCATTTTCATATACTCTGTTTGCAATTTTTAAGGTCTTGTATCCTTCATTAAATACAAGGGCTTGTGAGGTAGCTACTTTGTTGAGCAACTGGTTTAATAACGATTAACTAGTGAACTATCATACCTTTTATTAGGTTTAACTACTGTTCTTAACACAAAAAACAATCTGTAGTCCATTTCCAAACAGTCTTCTTCAGCTACTATTGAACATTATAGGATATACGGTTTTAATTTTAAAAAAGTGTTTAGATCTTTCTTAACAGCTCATTGAAAATGAAGCAAACTAAAAATTAGTGCAGAAAAGTGAGTTATAAAAGGAGGGGTTGGCGAAGATGACTGAGCCATCTGCATATGATCTCCTCCGTAAATTAACCGAAGTTGAGATTGCACTTGCGAAAGTAACGCAACAATTAGAAAGTCAGACGAGTGTGTT from Shouchella hunanensis includes these protein-coding regions:
- a CDS encoding DUF6241 domain-containing protein, with translation MKKFIIFLSIVGVMGLIGFGGFYFGQNALERMASSEEQHGSDSGDDTNNHSGESDVQTEELVLTASIDEDLHDLFPKDLSERAMQEAIHYMSHGLVEAEQKWGKIQLTEERIEWLLDIATVRADEFTHGSRYEQILLRWHEGDFSQAVEDHNFVWGLWGGTIGKATRLLTPAEVDTYNDKHF
- a CDS encoding sigma factor-like helix-turn-helix DNA-binding protein is translated as MKKVSREAVTIRLEEQYGMLSSAKQVQHLLRDIHSLQSRVLHDDFAACDIFIDLQDAIEQADLTKRQRDALYYVYMCDYTQVEAAEKMGIAQQNVRELLKRSTERIADIFFYWTHHDLGYRGGI